In Labrys wisconsinensis, a single genomic region encodes these proteins:
- a CDS encoding SDR family NAD(P)-dependent oxidoreductase, which yields MSNEHEKSPKDAVLVTGGTTGIGLAISLRFLAEGKDVYTLSRRGEDNVEELEALVKERGLPRPHVLKADVADRARLVEIAGEFEQAGVRLRAVVGSAGINIRELTLAVSDEAIRSILDINLYGLIATFQVFGPLALQRPGSRFIAISSLNAIHGMKLRAPYSAAKAGVAGFVRALAIEWGPLGATVNSIAPGIIETPLTRGYMAAHPERRAAGIAHTPVGRLGSVEDIAHAAVFLASEGASFVNGHTLVVDGGLSAGSSWW from the coding sequence ATGTCGAACGAACATGAGAAGAGCCCGAAGGACGCCGTTCTGGTGACGGGCGGCACGACCGGGATCGGCCTCGCGATCAGCCTTCGCTTCCTTGCTGAAGGTAAGGACGTGTACACCCTGTCCCGGCGCGGCGAGGACAATGTCGAGGAGCTCGAAGCGCTCGTGAAGGAACGCGGCCTCCCGCGACCGCATGTCCTGAAGGCGGATGTTGCGGATCGGGCGCGGCTGGTCGAGATCGCCGGCGAGTTTGAGCAAGCCGGCGTCAGGCTTCGGGCGGTAGTGGGGAGCGCCGGCATCAATATCCGGGAACTCACGCTGGCGGTTTCGGACGAAGCGATCCGGTCGATACTCGACATCAATCTCTACGGATTGATCGCGACCTTTCAGGTCTTCGGCCCGCTGGCCTTGCAGCGTCCCGGCAGCAGGTTCATTGCCATCAGTTCGCTGAATGCGATCCACGGCATGAAGCTGCGTGCGCCCTACAGCGCCGCCAAGGCCGGCGTGGCCGGCTTCGTCCGCGCGCTGGCGATCGAGTGGGGGCCGCTCGGAGCCACCGTCAATTCGATCGCGCCGGGCATCATCGAGACCCCCCTCACCCGCGGCTACATGGCGGCCCATCCCGAGAGGCGCGCAGCCGGGATCGCCCACACCCCGGTCGGCCGCCTGGGATCGGTCGAAGATATCGCGCACGCCGCGGTCTTTCTGGCCTCCGAGGGGGCGAGCTTCGTCAATGGCCACACCCTCGTCGTCGACGGAGGACTGTCGGCCGGCAGTTCGTGGTGGTAG
- a CDS encoding aldo/keto reductase, giving the protein MEYRLLGKSGLKVSVLSLGTMTFGGVGKFSHVGSTDVNGARRQIDICLDAGVNLIDTANVYSAGVSEDIIGQALTEGRRQRVLLATKSRMRIGPGPNDAGASRYHIITECEKSLRRLRTDVIDLYQLHQWDGQTPLEETLEALDALVHSGKVRYVGCSNYSGWHLMKALAVADSRNHTRYVSQQINYSLQAREAEYELVPIAIDQGVGILVWSPLAGGLLSGKYRRGQPHPAGSRRLTEWQEPPVRDEAKLYDVVEALIEVGQARGVSAAQVALAWLLGRPGVVSAIVGARQDEQLVDNLAAASLVLSAEERARLDRVSMLPLLYPYWHQAASVAERLGPADLALLQPYL; this is encoded by the coding sequence ATGGAATACCGTCTGCTCGGAAAATCCGGCCTGAAGGTCTCGGTGCTCAGCCTGGGCACCATGACCTTCGGGGGTGTCGGCAAGTTCAGCCATGTCGGCTCCACCGATGTGAACGGCGCTCGGCGCCAGATCGACATCTGTCTCGATGCCGGGGTCAATCTGATCGACACCGCCAACGTCTATTCGGCTGGCGTGTCGGAGGACATCATCGGTCAGGCTCTGACCGAGGGGCGCCGGCAGCGCGTTCTGCTCGCGACCAAATCCAGGATGCGGATCGGCCCGGGTCCCAACGATGCCGGGGCGTCCCGCTACCATATCATCACGGAATGCGAGAAAAGTCTCCGCCGGCTCCGCACCGACGTCATCGACCTCTACCAGCTTCATCAATGGGATGGACAGACCCCTCTCGAGGAAACGCTCGAAGCCCTGGATGCGCTCGTGCACTCCGGCAAGGTTCGCTACGTCGGCTGTTCCAACTATTCCGGCTGGCATCTGATGAAGGCACTGGCCGTCGCCGACAGCCGCAACCACACGCGCTATGTCAGTCAGCAGATCAACTATTCGCTCCAGGCCCGCGAGGCCGAGTATGAGCTCGTCCCGATTGCAATCGACCAGGGTGTCGGAATCCTCGTCTGGAGTCCTCTCGCCGGCGGGCTGCTGTCGGGCAAGTATCGTCGGGGGCAGCCCCATCCGGCCGGATCGCGGCGTCTGACCGAATGGCAGGAACCGCCGGTCCGCGACGAGGCGAAGCTCTACGATGTCGTCGAGGCGCTGATCGAGGTCGGGCAGGCCCGCGGCGTCAGTGCCGCGCAGGTGGCGTTGGCATGGCTGCTGGGCCGACCAGGCGTCGTCTCGGCCATCGTCGGCGCGCGGCAGGACGAACAGCTCGTGGACAACCTCGCTGCCGCCAGCCTCGTGCTGTCCGCGGAAGAGCGCGCCCGGCTCGACCGGGTGAGCATGCTGCCGCTGCTCTACCCCTATTGGCACCAGGCCGCGTCGGTGGCCGAGCGTCTGGGCCCGGCGGATCTCGCTCTCCTGCAGCCCTATCTCTGA
- a CDS encoding ABC transporter permease — MTLSPATSMREGAASRARRLIFKTTQGGLLSLLLALMLTFTLLVGAQFLALDNLQSMAFQLPELGILSLAMMISLLHGGVNLSLISTANLSSLTIAYVLTTMVPGSGGVAWGIWQVVAICSGLVVAALVGLINGAVIAYLRVSPILATLGTMIMVKGIAIGLTHGTVISDFPAPIVFIGSGTVFGIPFGIILFGGCAALFSIMLNRTPFGAAIYLMGSNEQATAFSGVDTKRVILKIYVISSLLAAVAGVVMMARFNSANASYGESYLLATILAAVLGGVDPYGGFGKVSGLILSLVILQVISSAFNQLGLSQFMTLAIWGSILIAVSAVAMWRGRGVRR; from the coding sequence ATGACCCTGAGCCCGGCGACATCCATGCGGGAGGGCGCGGCCTCGCGCGCCAGGCGCCTGATCTTCAAGACGACGCAAGGCGGACTTCTGAGCTTGCTCCTGGCGCTCATGCTGACGTTCACGCTGCTTGTCGGCGCCCAGTTCCTCGCTCTCGACAATCTGCAGTCGATGGCCTTTCAACTTCCGGAGTTGGGTATCCTTTCACTCGCCATGATGATCTCGCTGTTGCATGGCGGGGTGAACCTTTCGCTGATCTCGACGGCGAATCTCTCCAGCCTGACGATTGCCTATGTGCTCACGACGATGGTTCCCGGCTCCGGGGGAGTTGCCTGGGGCATCTGGCAGGTCGTCGCGATCTGCAGCGGGCTGGTGGTCGCGGCCCTCGTCGGGCTGATCAATGGCGCCGTGATCGCCTACCTCCGGGTTTCGCCGATCCTTGCGACGCTCGGCACGATGATCATGGTCAAGGGGATCGCCATCGGGTTGACGCACGGCACCGTCATCTCCGATTTCCCTGCGCCGATCGTCTTCATCGGCAGCGGCACGGTCTTCGGCATTCCCTTCGGGATCATCCTTTTCGGCGGCTGCGCAGCTCTCTTCTCGATCATGCTCAATCGCACGCCATTCGGCGCGGCGATCTATCTCATGGGCTCGAACGAGCAGGCGACGGCCTTTTCCGGGGTCGACACGAAACGCGTGATCCTGAAGATCTACGTCATCTCCAGCCTGCTGGCTGCGGTCGCCGGCGTGGTGATGATGGCGCGGTTCAATTCCGCCAACGCCTCCTATGGGGAAAGCTATCTCCTGGCGACGATACTGGCCGCCGTTCTGGGCGGGGTCGATCCGTATGGCGGGTTCGGCAAGGTGAGCGGCCTGATCCTCTCGCTTGTCATCCTGCAGGTCATATCATCGGCGTTCAATCAGCTCGGCCTCAGCCAGTTCATGACGCTGGCGATCTGGGGCTCCATCCTGATCGCCGTCAGCGCGGTCGCGATGTGGCGCGGCCGCGGCGTGCGCCGATGA
- a CDS encoding porin → MTSIKGALLGATAGLAMAGGAAAADLPMGKAEPVEYVRVCSDDGTGFYYVPGTDTCLKIGGYVRVEGRYAEPATRNANAITVFNRAVVNFDARTNTELGVLRSYTALRFETANATTAVLVERAFIEFAGITAGHQLSMIQPFTGPMFGNQRFFDDPIPANGNSPYTDMLAYTARFDGGVSATLGIEDGLNRRGVNSSAPVLPNLNGGVSGFGGQTLPDVVANLRVTQGWGTAQIGGAVHQIRAADPRVDTDYGFAVEAGADIKLDDYLTKGSKFQVLGVYTSGAPAYANVAGRTSTFGVNVDVADAAIVGTDIKKTEAWGVGGSFTYFWVPGTWRSNVEGTYVSVNQSSALTGTGNFRNFREYTLGLNTIWSPVANLDIGGEIFYRNIDYSGTITALGQTYSENDAWSGRIRIQRTF, encoded by the coding sequence ATGACGAGTATCAAGGGGGCTCTGCTGGGGGCTACGGCCGGCTTGGCAATGGCGGGGGGCGCCGCGGCAGCCGACCTGCCGATGGGCAAGGCTGAGCCTGTCGAATATGTGCGGGTTTGCAGCGATGACGGCACCGGCTTCTACTATGTGCCGGGCACCGACACATGCCTGAAGATCGGCGGATATGTGCGTGTCGAAGGGCGGTATGCCGAGCCGGCTACGCGCAACGCCAATGCCATCACGGTCTTCAACCGTGCGGTGGTGAATTTCGACGCCCGCACCAATACCGAGCTCGGCGTGCTGCGCTCCTACACGGCGCTGCGCTTCGAGACGGCCAATGCGACGACCGCTGTTCTGGTCGAGCGCGCCTTCATCGAGTTCGCCGGCATCACCGCCGGCCATCAGCTGTCGATGATACAGCCCTTCACCGGGCCGATGTTCGGCAATCAGCGCTTCTTCGACGATCCCATCCCGGCGAACGGCAACTCCCCCTATACCGACATGCTGGCCTACACCGCCAGGTTCGACGGCGGCGTCTCGGCCACGCTCGGCATCGAGGATGGACTGAACCGCCGAGGCGTCAACAGCTCGGCCCCCGTGCTGCCCAACCTCAACGGCGGCGTCAGCGGGTTCGGCGGCCAGACCCTTCCCGATGTCGTCGCCAATCTGAGGGTGACGCAGGGCTGGGGAACGGCTCAGATCGGTGGCGCCGTTCACCAGATCCGCGCCGCCGACCCGCGCGTCGACACCGACTACGGCTTCGCCGTCGAGGCCGGCGCCGACATCAAGCTCGATGATTATCTGACCAAGGGCAGCAAGTTCCAGGTGCTCGGTGTCTACACGTCCGGCGCGCCGGCCTATGCCAACGTTGCCGGCCGCACCTCGACCTTCGGCGTCAACGTCGACGTGGCGGACGCCGCGATCGTCGGCACCGACATCAAGAAGACCGAGGCCTGGGGTGTCGGTGGCTCCTTCACCTATTTCTGGGTGCCCGGCACCTGGCGCTCCAATGTCGAGGGCACCTACGTCTCCGTCAACCAGAGTTCGGCTCTGACCGGCACCGGCAACTTCCGCAACTTCCGGGAATATACCCTCGGCCTCAACACGATCTGGTCGCCGGTTGCGAATCTCGATATCGGCGGCGAAATCTTCTACCGCAACATAGACTACTCCGGCACGATCACCGCCCTCGGCCAAACCTATAGCGAGAACGACGCCTGGAGCGGACGCATTCGCATCCAGCGCACCTTCTGA
- a CDS encoding substrate-binding domain-containing protein codes for MAFMNRRHVLAAVGATAMAGTLGLRASASAAEARRMVVIHKIAGIPWVNMMADGVAQGGQKFGITASLIGPATPDPAQQVKLIEDVIAQKVDVIGLVPLDEKVCAPSLKRAQAAGIKVVTLEGPNQDGRDWNVDLVNSKTFGEIQMQRLAAAMGEKGRYVVYVGTLTTPLHNVWADAAIAYQKAHYPNMTLATDRFPGGDEVDVSQRTTLDVVKAYPDVAGILAEGSNGPIGAGNAIKQLHMEKKIAVVGTCVPSQAQALLKGKIIRECTLWNPTVSGYAMVAVAKLLLDGTPIVADMEIADLGKASVDPANKAIQFDKMLEITTDNVDSLVAAGL; via the coding sequence ATGGCTTTCATGAACAGACGGCATGTGCTCGCGGCGGTCGGCGCGACGGCGATGGCTGGCACGCTCGGCCTGCGGGCGAGCGCTTCTGCCGCCGAGGCCAGGCGCATGGTCGTCATCCACAAGATCGCGGGCATTCCCTGGGTCAACATGATGGCGGACGGCGTCGCTCAAGGCGGCCAGAAGTTCGGGATCACCGCATCCCTGATCGGCCCTGCAACCCCCGATCCGGCGCAGCAGGTCAAGCTGATCGAGGATGTCATCGCCCAGAAGGTCGACGTCATCGGATTGGTGCCGCTCGACGAGAAGGTCTGCGCGCCATCGCTCAAGCGCGCCCAGGCGGCGGGGATCAAGGTCGTCACCCTGGAAGGACCGAACCAGGACGGCCGCGACTGGAATGTCGATCTGGTCAACTCGAAGACGTTCGGCGAAATCCAGATGCAACGCCTGGCGGCAGCGATGGGCGAGAAGGGGCGATACGTCGTCTATGTCGGCACGCTGACCACGCCCTTGCACAATGTCTGGGCCGACGCGGCGATCGCGTATCAAAAGGCCCACTATCCCAACATGACGCTCGCCACGGACCGCTTCCCCGGCGGCGACGAGGTCGACGTTTCGCAGCGAACCACACTTGATGTGGTCAAGGCCTATCCGGATGTCGCCGGCATTCTGGCGGAGGGCTCGAACGGGCCGATCGGTGCCGGCAACGCGATCAAGCAACTGCATATGGAGAAGAAGATCGCGGTCGTCGGCACTTGCGTGCCGAGCCAGGCGCAGGCGTTGCTCAAGGGAAAGATCATTCGGGAATGCACTTTGTGGAACCCGACTGTATCCGGCTATGCCATGGTGGCCGTTGCCAAGCTTTTGCTCGACGGCACGCCGATCGTTGCCGACATGGAAATCGCTGACCTGGGCAAGGCGTCCGTTGACCCGGCGAACAAGGCGATACAATTCGACAAGATGCTGGAGATTACCACCGACAACGTCGATTCACTGGTCGCCGCTGGCCTGTGA
- a CDS encoding tautomerase family protein: protein MPEVYIYALQGKTLDQKRKLVKEVTEAVARNLDVAEDTVLIQLMESSQEAKAKGGVLFSDRATAAKT, encoded by the coding sequence ATGCCGGAAGTCTATATCTATGCCCTCCAGGGCAAGACGCTCGATCAGAAGCGAAAGCTGGTGAAGGAGGTGACGGAAGCGGTGGCCCGCAATCTCGATGTTGCCGAGGACACGGTCCTGATCCAGCTGATGGAGTCGTCGCAGGAGGCGAAGGCCAAGGGAGGCGTGCTCTTCAGCGATCGCGCGACCGCCGCCAAGACCTAG
- a CDS encoding ABC transporter permease: protein MRESLARFRSRHEFWLLLFIVALVVVLSLFSPSFFTARNLSDMLTSNAYLAILCSGLVVVLIAGGIDVSFTAIASVAQYVAVSYAKAVGGNWPVVFLIACAVGVLCGMFNAVLIYRFRIRSIIATIATLNVFYGLLITISGGRWISVLPDWFQRGISWFEVTDSDDYTYALNLQILLLVLSFVVTWCLLQRSSIGRQIYAMGGNPEAAQRLGFRVFRLHLLVYGYMGLTAGLASIAQAQLAQTVMPSSLVGKELDVLAAVVLGGASLTGGVGTVLGTILGVALLAIMQNGLLLVGVSSYWLQFFSGLVILIAMSITAIQMRRGQVRRRVAA from the coding sequence ATGCGTGAAAGCTTGGCTCGCTTCCGCTCGCGACATGAGTTCTGGCTATTGCTCTTCATCGTTGCATTGGTTGTCGTGCTGTCTTTGTTTTCGCCGAGCTTTTTCACGGCGCGCAATCTTTCCGATATGCTGACGTCGAACGCCTATCTCGCGATTCTGTGCTCCGGCCTGGTCGTCGTGCTCATCGCGGGCGGCATCGACGTGTCGTTCACCGCCATCGCATCGGTGGCGCAGTACGTTGCGGTGTCCTATGCCAAAGCGGTGGGCGGGAATTGGCCCGTCGTCTTTCTCATTGCATGCGCGGTCGGTGTCCTGTGCGGCATGTTCAATGCCGTGCTGATCTACCGGTTCAGGATCAGAAGCATCATCGCGACGATCGCCACTCTGAACGTCTTCTACGGCCTCCTGATCACCATCAGTGGAGGCCGGTGGATATCGGTCCTGCCGGACTGGTTCCAACGCGGCATCAGCTGGTTCGAGGTCACGGACAGCGATGATTACACCTATGCCTTGAATCTTCAGATCTTGCTGCTCGTCCTCAGCTTCGTCGTCACATGGTGCCTGTTGCAGCGGAGCAGCATCGGCAGGCAGATTTATGCGATGGGCGGCAATCCGGAGGCTGCGCAACGGCTCGGATTCAGGGTCTTTCGTCTTCATCTGCTCGTCTACGGCTATATGGGATTGACCGCAGGGCTCGCCTCGATCGCCCAGGCTCAGCTCGCGCAGACCGTCATGCCGAGTTCGCTCGTCGGCAAGGAACTGGATGTGCTTGCGGCGGTCGTGCTCGGAGGCGCGAGCCTAACGGGCGGCGTCGGAACAGTCCTGGGAACGATACTCGGCGTTGCGCTGCTCGCGATCATGCAAAACGGATTGCTGCTGGTGGGCGTCTCATCCTACTGGCTGCAATTCTTCAGTGGGCTGGTCATCCTGATCGCGATGTCGATCACGGCGATCCAGATGCGCCGCGGCCAGGTCCGGCGGAGGGTTGCGGCATGA
- a CDS encoding sugar ABC transporter ATP-binding protein, translated as MAAFLQLSDISKRFGGVRALEHVDLVLEQGEVHCIAGENGSGKSTLIKIIAGVQAPEPGGRIVIEGQHYPHLTPNQSTTCGIQIIYQDLSLFPNLTVAENIGMAQHLGSPHLVDWSEIERIALGAVERIGANLALDRKVEELPIAQRQIVAICRALAGDAKLVIMDEPTASLTRQEIKTLLQLIADLKARGITIVFVSHKLDEVLEVADKVTVLRDGKCVGTFSATGINDKKLAFLMTGKEFHYDLREVDLSKAPVVLSVSDLERTGDYQDVSFEVRAGEIFGITGLLGSGRTELALSLFGMNPPDRGEIRIGGNRVVLRSNRDAIKQGIAYVSEDRLSLGLILQQPISSNIVVTIFDKISGALGLLDPAKRKTAVRDWIRDLAIKVSNPENSVSTLSGGNQQRVVLAKWLACAPRLLILDSPTVGVDINAKDGIYDIVRKLAATGVAIIMISDEVPEVLYHSHRIGIMRGGRLEREFLAHATTEHEISEAINA; from the coding sequence ATGGCAGCTTTTCTGCAGCTATCCGACATCTCGAAGCGGTTTGGCGGGGTTCGTGCCCTCGAGCATGTCGATCTGGTGCTCGAGCAGGGCGAAGTGCATTGCATCGCCGGCGAAAATGGCTCCGGCAAATCGACCCTGATCAAGATCATCGCCGGCGTTCAGGCGCCCGAACCCGGCGGTCGGATCGTGATCGAGGGGCAGCACTATCCGCATCTCACGCCCAATCAGAGCACGACGTGCGGAATTCAGATCATCTATCAGGATCTGTCGTTGTTCCCGAATCTGACCGTCGCCGAGAATATCGGCATGGCTCAGCATCTGGGATCGCCACATCTCGTGGATTGGTCGGAAATTGAGCGTATCGCTCTCGGCGCAGTCGAAAGAATTGGCGCCAATCTCGCCCTCGACAGGAAGGTCGAGGAGCTTCCCATCGCACAAAGGCAGATCGTCGCGATCTGCCGTGCCCTGGCAGGCGATGCGAAGCTTGTCATCATGGATGAGCCGACGGCCTCCCTCACGCGTCAGGAAATCAAGACGCTGCTGCAATTGATTGCCGATCTGAAGGCAAGAGGGATCACTATCGTATTCGTCAGCCACAAGCTCGATGAGGTCCTCGAGGTGGCCGATAAGGTCACCGTCCTGCGCGACGGAAAGTGTGTCGGCACCTTCAGCGCGACAGGCATCAACGATAAAAAACTGGCCTTCCTAATGACGGGCAAGGAATTCCACTACGATCTCAGGGAAGTGGATCTGTCAAAGGCACCCGTCGTGCTTTCGGTGTCGGATCTCGAACGCACTGGAGACTATCAGGACGTCTCGTTCGAGGTCCGGGCGGGTGAGATTTTCGGCATCACCGGCCTGCTCGGTTCGGGGCGGACCGAACTGGCCCTGTCGTTGTTCGGCATGAATCCGCCGGACAGGGGCGAAATTCGGATCGGCGGAAACCGGGTCGTGCTGCGATCGAACCGGGACGCGATCAAGCAAGGCATCGCCTATGTCTCGGAAGACCGCCTGAGCCTCGGCCTCATCCTCCAGCAGCCGATCTCCTCGAATATCGTCGTGACGATCTTCGACAAGATTTCCGGCGCATTGGGGCTGCTCGATCCCGCGAAACGCAAGACCGCCGTGCGGGACTGGATCAGGGATCTGGCCATCAAGGTCTCCAACCCCGAGAATTCGGTCTCGACCCTCTCCGGCGGCAACCAGCAGCGCGTCGTGCTGGCAAAGTGGCTGGCCTGTGCGCCGCGATTGCTCATTCTGGACAGCCCCACCGTCGGCGTCGACATCAACGCCAAGGACGGCATCTACGACATCGTCAGGAAACTCGCCGCGACCGGCGTCGCCATCATCATGATTTCCGACGAAGTCCCCGAAGTTCTCTATCACAGCCACAGGATCGGTATCATGCGAGGCGGTCGCCTCGAGCGAGAGTTCCTGGCGCATGCCACGACAGAGCACGAGATATCGGAGGCCATCAATGCGTGA